The following proteins are co-located in the Microbulbifer sp. VAAF005 genome:
- a CDS encoding DUF484 family protein, whose product MEHTDANQPPEEIAGDTHKETQRDDKLLARQVARYLIQNPEFFEERMELLETIKLPRENGKTVSLMTHQTNLLRERNIEMRQRLDQLLHNARDNDQLFFNSRRLILALLEAENIGEVTEALYASFAADFNVEFTSLTLFEPLSAPRQSLGQVQTSIFSDAETAIGGIIRNGRPICGVLRQREKEFLFAEKAQYIASAAVVPLGNQLGTLAVGSADPQYYRSSLGTLFLSYIGEVLERLLPKLLNR is encoded by the coding sequence ATGGAACACACAGACGCCAATCAGCCCCCAGAAGAGATTGCCGGCGACACTCACAAGGAAACCCAGCGTGACGATAAACTGCTGGCACGGCAGGTAGCTCGCTACCTGATTCAAAATCCAGAGTTCTTTGAAGAGCGCATGGAACTGCTGGAAACCATCAAGTTGCCGCGGGAAAATGGCAAGACCGTGTCGCTGATGACCCACCAAACGAATTTGCTGCGAGAGCGCAATATCGAAATGCGCCAGCGCCTCGACCAGCTCTTGCACAACGCCCGGGACAACGACCAGTTATTTTTCAATAGCCGCCGACTTATCCTGGCACTGCTGGAAGCTGAAAATATCGGTGAAGTCACAGAAGCTCTCTATGCCAGTTTCGCCGCTGACTTCAATGTTGAGTTCACCAGCCTGACTCTATTCGAGCCATTATCTGCTCCCCGCCAAAGCCTGGGACAAGTTCAGACCAGCATATTTTCCGATGCCGAGACGGCAATTGGCGGAATAATTCGTAACGGCCGCCCCATCTGTGGTGTTTTGCGCCAGCGGGAAAAAGAATTCCTATTTGCGGAAAAAGCGCAATATATCGCTTCAGCTGCCGTAGTTCCTTTGGGCAATCAACTTGGCACCCTAGCGGTAGGCTCTGCTGATCCCCAGTACTACCGGTCTAGCCTGGGTACTTTATTCCTATCCTATATCGGCGAAGTCCTGGAGCGCCTGCTACCGAAACTGCTCAATCGGTAA
- a CDS encoding CBASS cGAMP synthase, with protein MLNLSPLFFTSAADETCMHEKLDLTREQRDTITSARNDVRNCLRMGIPRVLEKRGYTETVPQPRFFTQGSWAYKTLNSPAQQPQQADIDDGCYLPLSFLSQTRRPSTAASVFFAATEEALRTLVQERGWKLETNKATCIRIVIDTYAHIDIPLYAIPDEEFGTLTKASIERYGYRSLEEAMTSAERDAWTALPAGRVLLAHRECDWMPSDPRPVKDWFLGEVDAKGEQFRRVVRYLKAFRDWKWPSGGPSSILLMAAAAPIFERRDRRDDLALLDVVTEIPTQLRAGVNNPVDSAESLTDRLGKDDVEEAAKAFEEFERVLRGATSADSASQACIWVQNELGPRFPNDPNRVKVVSVAATIAAAPATAGPSELIGRTKAG; from the coding sequence ATGCTAAATCTCAGTCCACTGTTCTTCACCAGCGCTGCTGATGAAACCTGCATGCACGAAAAGCTGGATCTGACACGTGAGCAACGCGACACGATTACCAGTGCGCGTAATGACGTTCGCAATTGCCTCCGCATGGGTATCCCCCGAGTATTAGAAAAGAGGGGATATACAGAGACAGTGCCTCAACCCCGGTTCTTTACTCAAGGCTCCTGGGCATATAAGACACTAAACTCCCCGGCGCAGCAGCCGCAACAGGCTGACATCGATGATGGCTGCTACCTACCATTGAGCTTCTTGTCGCAAACACGTCGGCCAAGCACTGCTGCCTCAGTGTTCTTTGCCGCTACGGAAGAGGCATTGCGGACCTTAGTCCAGGAGCGGGGATGGAAGCTCGAAACCAATAAGGCGACCTGCATACGTATCGTGATTGACACATATGCTCATATCGATATCCCGCTGTATGCCATTCCAGACGAAGAATTTGGCACGCTCACCAAGGCCTCTATTGAGCGATATGGATATAGGTCACTCGAGGAGGCGATGACTAGCGCTGAGCGAGATGCTTGGACAGCGTTACCTGCCGGCAGAGTTCTACTGGCTCATCGCGAGTGCGATTGGATGCCCTCAGATCCTCGACCGGTGAAGGATTGGTTTCTGGGTGAAGTAGATGCTAAGGGTGAGCAGTTTCGCCGAGTTGTTCGCTACTTAAAGGCGTTTCGGGATTGGAAATGGCCTAGCGGCGGACCCTCATCCATTCTGCTTATGGCCGCTGCGGCCCCAATCTTTGAAAGGCGTGATCGACGCGATGACCTTGCTCTACTGGACGTTGTCACGGAAATACCGACTCAATTGCGCGCAGGGGTCAATAACCCTGTGGATAGTGCCGAATCATTGACTGACAGGCTTGGTAAGGACGACGTAGAGGAAGCTGCAAAGGCATTTGAAGAATTTGAGAGGGTACTTCGTGGGGCTACGAGCGCGGATAGTGCTTCGCAAGCCTGCATTTGGGTACAGAATGAACTTGGCCCTCGCTTTCCGAACGACCCCAACCGAGTAAAGGTGGTATCTGTAGCGGCAACGATCGCGGCAGCTCCTGCCACTGCCGGCCCGAGTGAGCTCATTGGGCGCACGAAAGCCGGATGA
- a CDS encoding helix-turn-helix transcriptional regulator: protein MPRTGLGVAIKTLRERRTLSLREMGQLSSVDHAYIHRLETGEKTNPSLDLVKKLLKVLKPSERDSEIVTWLASHADTDPDLVIYVLQEPSIEGYVFTMAAGVRHRGNARPEPANLIKRIYKALEDEDEDD, encoded by the coding sequence ATGCCGCGAACAGGCTTGGGCGTCGCGATTAAGACGCTACGCGAACGAAGAACACTTTCCCTGCGTGAGATGGGGCAGCTATCGTCAGTGGATCACGCATACATTCACCGCTTAGAAACCGGTGAGAAGACCAATCCATCCCTAGACCTAGTTAAAAAGCTATTAAAAGTACTAAAGCCGTCAGAAAGAGACTCAGAAATCGTAACTTGGCTAGCCTCCCATGCGGATACAGATCCAGATCTCGTTATATATGTGTTACAAGAACCCTCTATTGAAGGCTACGTGTTTACGATGGCAGCCGGTGTCAGGCACCGGGGCAACGCGAGGCCGGAACCTGCGAATTTGATAAAACGAATCTATAAGGCCCTTGAGGATGAGGATGAGGATGATTGA
- a CDS encoding TorF family putative porin yields MENKMYKVATLVTGAVLALGAANLSMAAEGGPSISANVGLVSDYRFRGISQTDGGPALQGGVDVDFGNGIYIGTWASQVDFDYETDQTDYEQDFYGGYSADINDSVSFDVGYIYYAYHGGSEDEDYQEIYGSLSFSDLTLGFAYSDDYWADTGEFYYPYAEYSFALPSDLSLDLHLGLNLFEEEGFLDGSDSYIDYSVSLSKEFGGLSLSASFVGTDVSDSECYETDWCEPTLLAGATYTW; encoded by the coding sequence GTGGAAAATAAAATGTATAAAGTTGCCACTCTCGTCACCGGTGCCGTTCTCGCACTGGGCGCTGCAAATTTATCGATGGCTGCCGAGGGCGGTCCCAGCATTAGTGCCAATGTGGGTCTTGTTTCTGACTATAGATTCCGTGGTATTAGCCAGACTGATGGAGGCCCCGCATTACAGGGTGGTGTCGATGTCGATTTTGGAAACGGCATTTATATTGGCACCTGGGCATCCCAAGTGGATTTTGATTACGAGACTGATCAAACCGACTATGAACAGGATTTTTACGGCGGTTATAGTGCGGATATCAATGACAGCGTTAGCTTTGATGTTGGCTACATTTATTACGCCTATCACGGCGGAAGTGAAGATGAAGATTATCAGGAAATATACGGCAGCCTGAGTTTTTCAGATTTAACGTTGGGGTTTGCCTATTCCGATGATTATTGGGCGGATACCGGTGAATTTTATTACCCTTATGCGGAATATAGTTTCGCTCTTCCCTCAGATCTTTCTCTCGATCTACATCTGGGATTAAACCTCTTTGAAGAAGAAGGTTTTCTCGATGGATCTGATTCCTATATCGATTACTCCGTTTCCCTCAGTAAAGAATTTGGTGGCTTGAGCCTGAGCGCTTCTTTCGTGGGCACCGATGTTAGCGATAGCGAATGTTACGAGACTGACTGGTGCGAACCTACATTGCTCGCCGGCGCGACTTATACCTGGTAA
- the lysA gene encoding diaminopimelate decarboxylase has translation MREFSYRDGSLWAEQVSLEQIAENFGTPTYVYSRAHFERQYRDYAEALGNRPGLICYAVKANSNLGILSVLAQLGAGFDIVSGGELERVLLAGGDPSRIVFSGVGKTSEEMRRALEVGVHCFNIESEAEIDRLERVAAECGKTAPISIRVNPDVDAQTHPYISTGLKENKFGIAIDKAIEVYQHAADSEHLKITGVDCHIGSQLTEVAPFLDALDRLLVLIDQLAELGITLEHLDLGGGLGVRYRGEEPPPVGDYLAEVHKRIGERNLSLILEPGRSIAANGGALLTRVEYLKRTEEHNFAIVDAAMNDNLRPALYQAWQDIVPVTPDESESTLWDIVGPVCETGDFLGKNRSQSLREGQLLAMLSTGAYGFTMSSNYNSRCRAAEVLVDGDKTYLVRERETFADLVRGETTVPKSLISYLHRSGVHFSARAPNRS, from the coding sequence ATGAGAGAGTTTAGTTATCGCGACGGTAGCCTGTGGGCTGAGCAGGTTTCACTGGAACAAATAGCTGAGAATTTCGGCACCCCCACTTATGTGTACAGCCGCGCACACTTTGAACGGCAATATCGGGATTACGCCGAGGCCCTCGGCAATCGTCCCGGCCTAATCTGCTACGCAGTGAAAGCCAACAGTAACCTGGGCATTCTGTCAGTGCTGGCACAGCTGGGGGCGGGCTTTGATATTGTTTCCGGCGGGGAACTTGAGCGAGTGCTGCTCGCCGGCGGCGACCCATCGCGAATCGTATTTTCCGGAGTGGGTAAAACCTCAGAGGAAATGCGGCGCGCTCTGGAGGTTGGGGTGCACTGCTTCAATATTGAATCAGAAGCGGAAATTGATCGCCTTGAGCGCGTGGCCGCAGAGTGTGGCAAGACCGCCCCAATTTCCATCAGGGTCAATCCCGATGTGGATGCCCAAACCCACCCCTATATTTCCACCGGTCTCAAAGAAAATAAGTTTGGCATCGCCATAGACAAGGCGATCGAGGTTTATCAGCACGCGGCGGATTCCGAGCATCTGAAAATTACCGGTGTGGACTGCCATATCGGTTCCCAGCTCACCGAAGTCGCCCCCTTCCTGGATGCACTCGATCGCCTGCTGGTTCTTATCGATCAGCTCGCCGAGCTGGGAATTACCCTGGAACACCTGGATCTGGGCGGAGGCCTCGGTGTGCGTTATCGGGGTGAGGAACCACCCCCTGTCGGGGATTACCTGGCGGAGGTCCACAAGCGTATCGGCGAACGCAATTTATCCCTGATTCTCGAACCCGGCCGCTCCATTGCCGCCAACGGCGGCGCCCTGCTGACCCGGGTCGAATACCTGAAGCGTACCGAAGAGCACAACTTCGCTATCGTCGACGCCGCCATGAATGACAACCTGCGTCCGGCCCTTTACCAGGCATGGCAGGATATTGTGCCAGTGACACCGGACGAGAGTGAAAGTACTCTGTGGGATATTGTCGGTCCGGTATGCGAAACGGGTGACTTCCTGGGTAAAAACCGCTCCCAATCTCTGCGAGAGGGGCAACTGTTAGCCATGTTGTCGACCGGTGCCTACGGTTTCACCATGAGTTCCAATTACAACAGCCGCTGTCGCGCTGCTGAAGTACTTGTGGATGGCGACAAAACTTACCTGGTGCGTGAGCGGGAGACTTTTGCCGACTTGGTTCGCGGTGAGACCACTGTCCCCAAAAGCCTGATCAGCTACTTGCATCGCAGTGGGGTCCATTTTTCAGCCCGGGCCCCAAACCGCAGCTAA
- a CDS encoding ImmA/IrrE family metallo-endopeptidase — MNEAEVRHRARTFIAKVDISDIQNDLSPYVSAANAKLKKDELGEGESGYTITKPNGKHIITINSQEIEERQRFTVCHEIAHIVLGLESSHEEIPSWSYAKRHPNEVACDTFAAELLMPYQQWLSVVPREGPSLELIQFMADQFRTSFPAAASRYASLSDAPCAFVTMDRGAVRYTARSTSLRQVGAWIPPKSTIPAGSVAHRIRSTGKSLTETDEVTQDAWFDDWEKGLYLWELSRHYSQTDTTISLLWLEHEELPQVEVNRFNLRVRDDGLLPELTGELPWPGRNRRR; from the coding sequence GTGAACGAAGCAGAAGTCAGACATAGGGCACGTACATTCATTGCGAAAGTTGATATCTCTGATATCCAGAACGATCTCTCGCCCTATGTAAGTGCAGCCAATGCGAAGCTAAAGAAGGATGAGCTTGGGGAGGGGGAGTCCGGGTATACCATTACCAAGCCAAACGGGAAACACATCATCACGATTAATTCCCAGGAAATTGAAGAGCGTCAACGCTTTACTGTTTGCCACGAGATAGCTCATATTGTACTGGGCTTGGAGTCGAGTCACGAGGAGATTCCTTCTTGGTCATATGCTAAGCGGCACCCTAATGAGGTAGCCTGCGATACATTTGCTGCAGAACTACTCATGCCTTATCAGCAATGGCTTTCGGTGGTTCCCAGGGAAGGGCCCTCCTTGGAACTTATTCAGTTCATGGCCGATCAATTCAGAACATCGTTCCCGGCCGCTGCGTCAAGATATGCCAGTCTCAGTGATGCGCCATGCGCGTTCGTCACTATGGATCGTGGCGCAGTAAGATATACCGCACGCTCTACTTCATTGAGGCAAGTTGGAGCTTGGATACCCCCTAAATCGACAATCCCAGCTGGATCAGTGGCTCACCGTATCCGATCCACAGGTAAGAGCTTGACGGAAACAGACGAGGTTACCCAAGATGCTTGGTTTGATGATTGGGAAAAAGGTCTTTATCTCTGGGAGCTTTCCCGGCACTACTCTCAGACCGATACAACCATCTCTTTACTTTGGCTGGAACACGAAGAATTACCGCAAGTTGAAGTAAATCGCTTCAACTTGCGAGTTAGAGACGATGGTCTCCTGCCCGAACTTACTGGAGAGCTTCCTTGGCCAGGGCGTAATCGACGCCGATAA
- a CDS encoding DUF2188 domain-containing protein: protein MAKKNQHVVPHKDGWAVKGAGNNRATSVHDTQQQAINAGRDIAQNQQSELVIHRRDGRIRDKDSHGNDPYPPKG, encoded by the coding sequence ATGGCTAAGAAAAATCAGCATGTCGTTCCTCACAAGGATGGCTGGGCTGTGAAAGGTGCCGGCAATAATCGAGCAACGTCTGTACATGACACACAGCAACAGGCAATTAATGCGGGGCGGGATATTGCTCAGAATCAGCAGTCCGAACTTGTCATCCATCGTCGAGATGGCCGCATCCGCGATAAGGATAGCCATGGCAATGATCCTTATCCGCCGAAGGGGTAG
- a CDS encoding P-II family nitrogen regulator, protein MKLITAVVKPFKLDDVRTALSEVGVQGMTVTEVKGFGRQKGHTELYRGAEYVVDFLPKVKLELAVDDEMVDSAVEAITKAAQTGKIGDGKIFITALEEVIRIRTGETGSEAV, encoded by the coding sequence ATGAAATTGATTACGGCTGTAGTAAAGCCCTTCAAATTGGATGATGTACGCACTGCCCTGTCTGAAGTGGGCGTGCAGGGAATGACCGTCACCGAGGTAAAAGGTTTTGGGCGTCAAAAAGGCCATACAGAACTTTATCGTGGCGCCGAATATGTGGTGGACTTCCTACCGAAAGTAAAATTGGAACTCGCTGTTGATGATGAGATGGTGGACTCCGCTGTTGAGGCAATCACCAAGGCGGCGCAAACCGGCAAAATCGGTGACGGCAAAATCTTTATCACGGCTCTCGAAGAAGTCATTCGTATCCGTACCGGTGAAACCGGTAGCGAAGCTGTGTAA
- a CDS encoding accessory factor UbiK family protein encodes MPVAADKLQQLLKELQQQGAVVTSDLRSALEVSLDKLPLVSQREFDTQVEILRRTREKLARLEDKVEMLEQALAQRDSAAKD; translated from the coding sequence ATGCCCGTGGCAGCAGATAAACTGCAACAGCTGCTGAAAGAGCTACAACAACAGGGCGCCGTGGTGACCAGTGACTTGCGCAGTGCTCTGGAAGTATCACTGGATAAATTGCCATTGGTCTCCCAGCGTGAGTTCGACACTCAGGTGGAGATACTGCGCCGGACCCGGGAAAAGCTGGCACGACTCGAGGATAAGGTCGAAATGCTGGAGCAAGCCCTGGCGCAGAGAGACAGCGCCGCCAAGGACTAA
- a CDS encoding P-II family nitrogen regulator has product MKLITAIIKPFKLDAVRDALRESGVNGVTVTEVKGFGRQKGHTELYRGAEYVVDFLPKTMLQIAVADSQLDAVIEAIGSSAQSGKIGDGKIFVAELEQVVRIRTGETGNAAI; this is encoded by the coding sequence ATGAAATTAATCACTGCAATCATTAAACCCTTCAAGCTGGATGCTGTGAGAGATGCCCTGCGGGAGTCGGGGGTTAATGGTGTAACGGTCACTGAAGTGAAGGGCTTTGGTCGCCAAAAAGGGCATACGGAATTGTATCGCGGCGCAGAGTATGTGGTGGATTTTCTTCCGAAAACCATGCTGCAAATAGCGGTGGCAGATTCGCAACTGGATGCGGTTATCGAAGCAATTGGTTCTAGCGCGCAGAGTGGCAAGATCGGTGACGGAAAAATATTTGTCGCAGAGCTTGAGCAGGTCGTGCGCATACGTACCGGAGAAACCGGTAATGCAGCAATTTAA
- a CDS encoding patatin-like phospholipase family protein translates to MLGRPIASHFDLICGTSAGGMLALGLASEIPAGDLKALFEDEGSRIFGNRSTIRRLLGFWLRAKHDSQGLREVLTERFQAATIGDLKHRVLVPAVNYTTGRGQFFKTPITLHLSSTTV, encoded by the coding sequence GTGCTAGGTCGCCCTATCGCTTCTCATTTTGACCTGATTTGTGGAACGTCTGCAGGAGGAATGCTGGCTCTGGGATTGGCATCGGAGATCCCGGCTGGTGACCTCAAAGCGCTGTTCGAGGATGAGGGCAGCCGCATTTTCGGCAATCGCAGCACTATACGACGACTATTGGGATTTTGGCTGAGAGCAAAGCACGACTCCCAAGGTCTTCGAGAGGTACTAACTGAGCGCTTCCAGGCCGCGACTATAGGCGACTTGAAGCACCGTGTCCTTGTCCCGGCCGTTAACTACACGACAGGACGAGGACAGTTCTTCAAAACCCCCATCACCCTTCATTTGAGCTCGACCACCGTCTAA
- a CDS encoding ammonium transporter, translated as MENQIFQLQYAIDTFYFLMCGALVMWMAAGFSMLEAGLVRSKNTTEILTKNVALFAIACIMYLLTGYAIMYDGGWALSGIEAFSLEGVLSDSAENGFEGDSVYSGASDFFFQVVFVATAMSIVSGAVAERMKLWSFLAFAVVLTGFIYPLEGAWTWGSKEVFGLYNLGDLGFSDFAGSGIVHMAGAAAALAGVLLLGARKGKYGPNGQVYAIPGANLPLATLGTFILWMGWFGFNGGSVLKLGDAASAHSVAMVFVNTNTAAAGGAIAALITARILFGKADLTMLLNGALAGLVAITAEPSTPTALQATLFGMIAGVLVVFSIITLDKLKIDDPVGAISVHGVVGLLGLLLVPVTNNDSSFSGQLIGALTIFGWVFVSSFAVWYLLKLVTGIRVSEDEEQEGVDLTECGMEAYPEFMNK; from the coding sequence ATGGAGAACCAAATTTTTCAATTGCAGTATGCAATTGATACTTTTTACTTTCTGATGTGCGGCGCCTTGGTAATGTGGATGGCCGCCGGCTTTTCCATGCTGGAAGCCGGCTTGGTGCGCTCCAAAAATACCACGGAAATTCTCACCAAGAATGTGGCCCTGTTTGCGATTGCCTGCATTATGTATCTGCTGACTGGCTACGCCATTATGTACGATGGTGGCTGGGCATTGTCCGGTATTGAGGCGTTTAGTCTGGAAGGCGTCCTCAGCGATTCTGCAGAAAATGGTTTTGAAGGTGACTCCGTTTATTCCGGAGCTTCAGACTTTTTCTTCCAGGTGGTTTTTGTAGCTACCGCCATGTCCATTGTGTCCGGTGCGGTTGCCGAGCGTATGAAGCTGTGGAGCTTCCTGGCCTTTGCAGTAGTTTTGACCGGTTTCATCTATCCACTGGAAGGTGCCTGGACTTGGGGTAGTAAAGAGGTTTTCGGCCTGTATAACTTGGGCGATCTCGGTTTCTCTGATTTTGCCGGTTCCGGTATCGTGCATATGGCGGGCGCAGCGGCTGCGCTTGCTGGTGTCTTGCTGCTGGGCGCGCGTAAAGGCAAATACGGCCCCAACGGTCAGGTGTATGCTATTCCCGGTGCTAACTTGCCGTTGGCAACCTTGGGTACGTTTATCCTGTGGATGGGCTGGTTTGGCTTCAACGGCGGCTCGGTGCTGAAACTGGGAGATGCTGCCAGTGCACACTCCGTAGCCATGGTCTTTGTGAATACCAATACCGCTGCTGCCGGTGGTGCTATTGCTGCACTGATCACCGCCCGTATCCTGTTCGGTAAAGCTGATCTGACCATGTTGCTAAATGGTGCCCTGGCCGGTCTGGTGGCAATTACAGCGGAGCCTTCGACCCCGACTGCATTGCAGGCAACCCTCTTCGGTATGATCGCCGGTGTGTTGGTGGTCTTCTCTATCATCACCCTGGATAAGCTGAAAATTGATGATCCGGTGGGCGCTATCTCTGTACACGGCGTTGTCGGCTTGCTCGGTTTGCTATTGGTACCTGTGACTAACAATGATTCCAGTTTCAGCGGGCAATTGATTGGTGCACTGACCATCTTTGGCTGGGTATTCGTCAGTTCATTTGCAGTGTGGTACCTCCTCAAGCTCGTCACTGGTATCCGTGTGAGCGAAGATGAGGAGCAAGAGGGTGTTGACTTGACCGAATGCGGAATGGAAGCTTACCCGGAATTTATGAACAAGTAA
- a CDS encoding ThiF family adenylyltransferase, which produces MRGNTAIADVVESLRERGFQFVGKSTNGWFKLNGHLCPPGADRVYPCEVQFDPTFLNMPRIRLLETPSGLPAVVPHLGAGGDLCYLAEGSVTLDIYDPVGQTLACLDRASSVLGRIIGGEMVEDLAEEFFAYWRGECCFVDIEGNSLGRQQCIVAEAGGRFLWFITDNEDRTVEKIRSLSAKIAPITILTYRIKTSAQPRPLISNWPPVTVGDILSWQSTLDRRCRRKIHARIKEGIKNKANGALIIIESPLMTYGLAIWFDRKLLSQKEKRADRRDLSFGLKVIPLSVVRIDSKYLAQRNIPGSKTLAGINLAIAGCGTIGGYLSEMLVKAGAGTCGGTLTLVDFDHLFPQNLGRHRLGFSDLLKNKAEAMANELRRLAPGTDIRALPVDVRQAELGRLDLLIDATGEESLGHWLCRSYSPPLPMLSIWIEGPGTAIRGFLRSTTSGACYRCLWHSNRRGELHTTVEPLPTTLAGHGCEGLYVPFPASVSVQAASLGAEMALDWINGALSPALRTRLVDPSAQLATPDCDPIKDPDCPICNS; this is translated from the coding sequence ATGAGGGGTAATACAGCCATAGCGGATGTGGTCGAATCCCTCAGGGAACGAGGCTTTCAGTTTGTTGGGAAGTCGACCAACGGCTGGTTCAAATTGAATGGTCATTTGTGCCCCCCTGGCGCCGATAGAGTCTATCCATGTGAAGTTCAGTTTGATCCCACATTCCTCAATATGCCCCGTATCCGGTTACTCGAGACTCCCTCGGGATTGCCAGCAGTTGTACCGCATCTCGGTGCAGGTGGCGATCTTTGCTATCTCGCCGAAGGCTCTGTCACATTGGATATTTACGACCCTGTAGGGCAAACGCTCGCCTGCCTGGATCGCGCCTCTTCCGTACTTGGTCGGATTATCGGCGGAGAAATGGTTGAAGATCTCGCGGAAGAGTTTTTTGCTTACTGGCGCGGCGAGTGCTGCTTCGTTGACATAGAAGGCAATAGCTTGGGGCGGCAGCAATGTATCGTCGCTGAGGCAGGTGGGAGATTTCTATGGTTTATCACTGACAACGAGGACAGAACTGTAGAAAAGATTAGGTCGCTCAGCGCTAAAATCGCCCCAATAACAATTCTGACCTACCGTATCAAAACTAGCGCGCAGCCTCGTCCCCTAATCAGTAATTGGCCCCCTGTAACAGTAGGAGACATCTTATCGTGGCAATCCACTCTAGACCGTCGCTGTCGTCGCAAGATCCATGCCCGTATCAAGGAAGGCATTAAAAACAAGGCCAACGGTGCCCTTATCATTATCGAATCGCCATTAATGACTTATGGACTTGCGATATGGTTCGACCGAAAATTATTGAGTCAAAAGGAGAAGCGAGCAGATCGCAGAGATTTGAGCTTCGGACTGAAAGTTATTCCCCTCTCGGTAGTTAGAATTGACAGTAAATATCTTGCCCAGCGGAACATACCTGGATCAAAAACATTGGCAGGTATCAATTTAGCGATAGCAGGGTGCGGAACGATTGGTGGTTATCTATCAGAAATGCTTGTGAAGGCTGGCGCAGGAACTTGCGGCGGAACGCTCACTTTGGTGGACTTTGACCACCTTTTCCCACAGAACCTAGGGCGTCACCGCTTGGGGTTTTCAGACTTGTTGAAGAATAAAGCTGAAGCAATGGCGAATGAACTCAGACGCTTAGCGCCAGGAACTGACATTCGTGCACTCCCGGTGGATGTAAGGCAGGCCGAGCTCGGGAGATTGGATCTACTTATCGATGCAACCGGCGAAGAATCTCTTGGGCATTGGTTGTGCCGTAGCTATTCACCTCCATTACCCATGCTGTCAATTTGGATTGAAGGGCCAGGGACGGCTATTCGAGGTTTTTTGAGATCGACAACGTCGGGAGCATGTTATCGGTGTCTTTGGCATAGTAATAGAAGAGGGGAACTTCATACTACAGTCGAACCCCTTCCGACCACTTTAGCCGGGCATGGGTGCGAAGGGCTCTACGTTCCGTTCCCTGCATCGGTGTCAGTACAAGCCGCAAGTTTAGGGGCTGAAATGGCGCTTGACTGGATCAATGGTGCTCTCTCACCCGCGTTACGAACCCGATTGGTCGATCCCTCTGCGCAGCTTGCAACACCTGATTGTGATCCAATTAAAGATCCGGATTGCCCCATATGCAATTCTTGA
- the dapF gene encoding diaminopimelate epimerase: MRVKFSKMHGLGNDFVMLDGVSQKIKLTPEKTRRLADRCLGVGCDQVLLVEPPRTPEADFRYRIFNADGSEVENCGNGARCFARFVRERRLTGKKNIQVETAAGLLHLRVLDGDQVSVDMGAPVLEPQKVPFSADRRAESYPLEVDGETFTIGAVSMGNPHAVLLVEDIASAPVERLGPLIERHPRFPQKVNAGFLQVDTRTEAQLRVFERGVGETRACGTGACAAMVYARLRNLVDDKVQIQLPGGILTIHWSGPGQPVTMIGPATTVFHGQIIL; the protein is encoded by the coding sequence ATGCGCGTTAAATTCAGCAAGATGCATGGGCTCGGCAACGATTTCGTGATGCTCGACGGCGTCAGCCAAAAAATTAAACTGACCCCGGAAAAAACTCGTCGCCTGGCAGACCGCTGCCTCGGCGTGGGCTGCGACCAGGTACTGCTGGTGGAGCCGCCCCGCACACCCGAGGCGGATTTTCGCTATCGCATATTTAACGCCGATGGCAGCGAAGTGGAAAATTGCGGCAATGGCGCCCGCTGCTTTGCCCGCTTTGTACGTGAACGCCGCCTTACCGGTAAGAAAAATATCCAGGTAGAAACTGCCGCCGGTTTACTACACCTGAGAGTACTGGACGGGGATCAGGTTAGTGTCGATATGGGAGCACCGGTCCTCGAGCCCCAAAAAGTACCTTTTTCCGCCGATCGCCGTGCAGAGTCCTATCCCCTGGAAGTGGACGGGGAGACCTTCACCATTGGTGCTGTATCCATGGGCAACCCTCACGCGGTTCTGCTGGTGGAAGATATCGCTTCCGCACCGGTAGAAAGACTCGGGCCCCTAATTGAACGCCACCCGCGGTTCCCACAAAAGGTCAACGCTGGCTTTCTGCAAGTGGATACACGCACCGAAGCCCAGCTCAGGGTATTTGAGCGCGGGGTTGGCGAAACTCGTGCCTGTGGCACAGGCGCCTGTGCTGCCATGGTATACGCACGCCTGCGAAACCTGGTGGATGACAAAGTCCAAATTCAGCTCCCCGGCGGCATACTGACAATTCACTGGAGCGGACCCGGCCAGCCAGTTACTATGATCGGGCCCGCAACCACGGTTTTTCACGGGCAGATTATTCTCTAA